The Populus alba chromosome 4, ASM523922v2, whole genome shotgun sequence genome contains a region encoding:
- the LOC118040491 gene encoding uncharacterized protein isoform X2 gives MDWTRKLLFCVFLIFAAAIGGTQADATVTGTVFCDQCKDGRVSLFDYPIYGIKVTMTCADASGQITMSREETTNWFGNYVMKFDGSPDLSNCYAQVSSSGQGSNVCGAAAGPAQKLRLTFRMFDMEFYAVDSLLTEPSASMSFCPRSVNPVPAPVAPVTPVRPPVTPTTPPPAFRLPRMPPLPPLPPLPPLPPMSPVPILEASACPHQSWTMPEYKCYWRAVSPDMKVAAVFGLLAARRYGTDMTLWQGLQGRGDPYRTLLREGTTALLNSYNSIEFPYNAISVVTRMNWALMGSQRSVLLTALRFMRANSGYGRVTCKFNTCK, from the exons ATGGACTGGACACGCAAACTTCTTTTctgtgtttttcttatttttgctGCAGCCATCGGTGGAACTCAAGCAGACGCCACAGTCACCGGCACTGTCTTTTGTGACCAATGCAAGGATGGCCGAGTATCCCTTTTTGACTATCCCATTTATG GAATCAAAGTTACAATGACCTGTGCTGATGCTAGTGGTCAAATCACAATGTCGAGGGAAGAGACCACAAATTGGTTTGGAAACTATGTAATGAAGTTTGATGGCAGCCCAGATTTGAGCAATTGTTATGCTCAGGTTTCAAGCAGTGGTCAGGGTTCAAATGTCTGTGGTGCAGCAGCTGGTCCTGCCCAAAAGCTTAGACTAACGTTCAGGATGTTTGATATGGAGTTTTACGCGGTGGATTCTTTGCTAACTGAGCCTTCAGCCTCCATGTCTTTTTGTCCAAGGTCCGTGAACCCAGTGCCTGCACCTGTAGCACCTGTAACAC CTGTAAGGCCTCCAGTGACTCCTACAACACCTCCCCCTGCTTTCAGGCTTCCTCGAATGCCTCCACTGCCACCACTGCCTCCTCTGCCTCCTCTGCCTCCTATGTCACCAGTTCCCATCCTAGAAGCATCAGCATGTCCACACCA GAGCTGGACTATGCCAGAGTACAAATGCTACTGGAGGGCAGTGAGCCCTGACATGAAGGTAGCTGCTGTCTTCGGGTTGCTCGCGGCTAGAAGATACGGAACAGATATGACATTATGGCAAGGCTTGCAAGGGAGAGGTGACCCGTACAGGACTCTCCTGAGGGAAGGAACAACTGCTCTCCTCAATTCCTACAACAGCATTGAGTTCCCTTACAATGCAATCAGTGTGGTCACACGCATGAACTGGGCCTTGATGGGTTCCCAAAGGAGTGTCCTCCTGACAGCTTTGAGATTCATGAGGGCAAATTCTGGTTATGGCAGAGTCACCTGCAAATTCAACACTTGCAAATGA
- the LOC118040491 gene encoding uncharacterized protein isoform X1 — protein sequence MDWTRKLLFCVFLIFAAAIGGTQADATVTGTVFCDQCKDGRVSLFDYPIYGIKVTMTCADASGQITMSREETTNWFGNYVMKFDGSPDLSNCYAQVSSSGQGSNVCGAAAGPAQKLRLTFRMFDMEFYAVDSLLTEPSASMSFCPRSVNPVPAPVAPVTPVRPPVTPVTPVRPPVTPTTPPPAFRLPRMPPLPPLPPLPPLPPMSPVPILEASACPHQSWTMPEYKCYWRAVSPDMKVAAVFGLLAARRYGTDMTLWQGLQGRGDPYRTLLREGTTALLNSYNSIEFPYNAISVVTRMNWALMGSQRSVLLTALRFMRANSGYGRVTCKFNTCK from the exons ATGGACTGGACACGCAAACTTCTTTTctgtgtttttcttatttttgctGCAGCCATCGGTGGAACTCAAGCAGACGCCACAGTCACCGGCACTGTCTTTTGTGACCAATGCAAGGATGGCCGAGTATCCCTTTTTGACTATCCCATTTATG GAATCAAAGTTACAATGACCTGTGCTGATGCTAGTGGTCAAATCACAATGTCGAGGGAAGAGACCACAAATTGGTTTGGAAACTATGTAATGAAGTTTGATGGCAGCCCAGATTTGAGCAATTGTTATGCTCAGGTTTCAAGCAGTGGTCAGGGTTCAAATGTCTGTGGTGCAGCAGCTGGTCCTGCCCAAAAGCTTAGACTAACGTTCAGGATGTTTGATATGGAGTTTTACGCGGTGGATTCTTTGCTAACTGAGCCTTCAGCCTCCATGTCTTTTTGTCCAAGGTCCGTGAACCCAGTGCCTGCACCTGTAGCACCTGTAACACCTGTAAGGCCTCCAGTGACTCCTGTAACACCTGTAAGGCCTCCAGTGACTCCTACAACACCTCCCCCTGCTTTCAGGCTTCCTCGAATGCCTCCACTGCCACCACTGCCTCCTCTGCCTCCTCTGCCTCCTATGTCACCAGTTCCCATCCTAGAAGCATCAGCATGTCCACACCA GAGCTGGACTATGCCAGAGTACAAATGCTACTGGAGGGCAGTGAGCCCTGACATGAAGGTAGCTGCTGTCTTCGGGTTGCTCGCGGCTAGAAGATACGGAACAGATATGACATTATGGCAAGGCTTGCAAGGGAGAGGTGACCCGTACAGGACTCTCCTGAGGGAAGGAACAACTGCTCTCCTCAATTCCTACAACAGCATTGAGTTCCCTTACAATGCAATCAGTGTGGTCACACGCATGAACTGGGCCTTGATGGGTTCCCAAAGGAGTGTCCTCCTGACAGCTTTGAGATTCATGAGGGCAAATTCTGGTTATGGCAGAGTCACCTGCAAATTCAACACTTGCAAATGA